The DNA window TGTTAAACAAACTTCGTTTTATTTGAAGTTTTAGAAGGCCCATACATTTTAACCAAAGATGGGCCACACAACAACGCTTTTTTGGTTTGGGACCAATGTTTCTGTTCCTAAGTTCGAAACTCACCTTAAATAGAGCTCAAATTCGTGACGGATTAGTCTTTAATCTGTCGAATTAGGGAataccataaaaaattaaaaaaaatattttagagattgAAACAATTTAAGTTGATCTAGTGATTAACTTACTAGTCCATTTAAGTAAGTACAAATCAGAAATTCGAATTCTgccttgtatatatataatagcttATTGGCCAATAACAAATTCTTAATAAAACTTTGATGAATTAGTTCTTAGTtcgctaaattaaaaaatatcgtgaaaaaaaatatttttagaaattgcTTTGCCTTTCGGCTTAATTTGATAAGATCCCACACTTTGGAAGTAATTAAGAGGACACTGTTACGGAGAAACCGTTTGATTGGGAAAGGAAATGTTGATTAGCACATTAATCATGCCATAAATGTGCCTCCCCTCAGCACGTGCTGTGATCTAAATATCTAATAACTTGCATAGTAAACAAGTGATCAGATAAAGGTCCACGAAGTGCGTCTATACCAACAGATAAAAAAATTCGGCTATTGAATCCTCATATGATAGCAGAGTATCATTAAATGATTTGATATGATTGGCAAAACTACTTGACATAGCACATATACACATCTcagctattattttattttcaggtGAATACAATTTGATGTAAGTAACCACCAATTTGCATTGATAGTTTAATAAGATGTTTGAATTCGCTTTCATTGTAATTCCATGTTGGAGCATATGAATTTGTATGCTAACCAATTGTTGATAACTATAAGGACATATCAGAATTATTCAGAGCATCCAGAATAATATCATATTATTCcacagaaatatatatataaacagcAGGAAAAAGCAAATTTAGAATAAGAATCAGAATTGAAATATTGATGTTACTATTAATAATTATGCATAGTTGCACATTCCATAAGCACAATACTCTCCCTTCCTGCACTTCTTGTAGCAGCCACCACAGTTTCTTTTGTCATAATATATATTGACACATTTGCCCTTGCAGCAAACCTCAGTGTACTTGCACCTATATCCACACATTCCACAGTTGAAACGGTCACTCTTCACATTCACACATTTCTTCTTGCAGCAGTCAGGGCCAGGGCTGTTCTTCATCCTGCAAACACTTGGATACTTGTTGCATCTCATGTATGCCGTCCAGTAGTGTGGCGCAAGGAACCGGCTGAATCCCCTTAAAGATGATTCACTCTCTTCTTCAATTTTAGATGATGCATCAGCCAAAGAAGATGTAACTATGGCCAATGCTATTGTAGCTGCAGAGAGCATAAATAATGCATTGAAGAGCTTCATGGCTATAGTTAGTAAGACAATGAATTGaatggtggtagtggtggtggtggaggaggaATTGTTATAGGAAGTGTTTTTATACAGAAAAAAAGAGGTTGAAATGGAAGTGGAAGTGGAAGAGGCGTTGACAAGAGGAAACTGAAGTCATAAGTCTTGCTTTTTCTCATTGCTCTAAGTTCAAAATACTGCATAGAAATTAATGTAAACCAGTtaaggaaaaagagagagaaaaaatctTTTGATTGCTTTTAAAGAAAAGGTAGCTCTCCAAAGGAATCTATTACTCCAGTTTGAAGCTAACCATGCAAATGCAATGAATTAGACCACATAATATGTAATAACTGTGGAGTACTCAGAATTAAGAATTATCCTAGTTAAATTGGTGCTACCATTTGAAGTTTAACATTGCTAGAGCATGGAGGGAAAATAGAAAGGTTCATTGAAACTTGAAAGTGGAAGGTTTAACTTAAGAGAGGAATAATATCCGATTGTGTTATTGTGATTGAAGCAAGTCAGATATTATTCCTTTTAGTTTTCATAAGGAAAGCATATATTCTTGCAAGTACCACTTAAAAAAttgaaggtcatggtgtctTTTCCTAATGATATCTCTAATTAAGTGATTAAATTTAATGGTATTTCTTTTAAACTAGAGAAGTAAGGAACTGTTTGCCTAAATTAAATCTTGGGGATCACATTTATTGATGTGTTAGCAAGTTGTGTGTGTGAGGAAAGAGCTAGCATTTTGGATGTTACAATCACTTCACTTTTGTTTCACAAAGTTGAGAAAGTGACATTAAGACATTGATATTGACATATATATGCTATGGCAATATCAACCTGTAGCCTTATTCTTGTAGGTATATTTGTTCCCTACCTCCCTATCTATGCTCAAGTTCAAAGTCAAAGTCAAAGAACAATTCTCTCTGATCTTGACACCAAAATCAATGAAGTGGAGGTTCAGATGAATGCCCTTCATCTACAAAGGCCAGAAACTGCTGAAACAACATATGAAATATCACACAATAATGGCCATGCTCCCCCACATCATCATAAACGCCACCTCCAAAATGTAAGGTCACATATATtccctttctttgtttttatcagTCTAAGCTTGTACATCTTTAAATTAATGTATCTAAATTGAAAGAAGAATTCATAGGTTACCATTTAAGATTAATTGTCAATTGATATACTATACTATACTGACTTGTGTGAACATTATCATAGGTTTATGGGATTCTAGTCCTGCTAGGGTGGGGTATTTTGCTACCCATAGGGGTGGTCATAGCAAGGTATTGCAGAAcatatcctttgaagtttaatGAATGGTACTATTGTCACATAATGTGCCAGATTCTAGGATATATCCTAGGTTTATTGGGATGGAGCTTTGGTCTTTGGcttgaaaaatcatcaaaagaGTTTGTGCCTAAAACACAACATACTCTAAGCATCATTGCTTTCATATTCATAAACATACAAGTGAGTGGTCTCAAGTTTCTTAAATATACTCTAATGTTCTAATGTTGAAAAGGTCTTAACATTTTTTCTCTTACTGGGATGCTATTGATGATGTTATTCAGATGCTTTCCATTTGTATAAGACCAAACAAAGAAGCTGGGTATTGTAAGTGCTGGAACATATGCCACCATGTTCTGGGGTATGCCATAATTGGAATTGTTGTAGCAGACATATTTGAAGGGCTAAACAATAATCAGAGTCATGCTGAAAAGTTGAAATGGGGTTATGTTGGAGTGCTTGGAGTTTTAGCTCTCATAGTTGTACCAATGGAAATATTCAGATGCAAGTCTATGATAATGCATCTCTCTTTGCATTTCACTCGCAGCAAGTTTACTAATTCACCTGAAATTAGTTAGACTGAAAAAATGGATTGAAAACTTAGATTAAGTTACACTTTCAACAAGTTACTcgtttaaaaagttaaaaataaaa is part of the Arachis duranensis cultivar V14167 chromosome 1, aradu.V14167.gnm2.J7QH, whole genome shotgun sequence genome and encodes:
- the LOC107467211 gene encoding stigma-specific STIG1-like protein 1, with the translated sequence MKLFNALFMLSAATIALAIVTSSLADASSKIEEESESSLRGFSRFLAPHYWTAYMRCNKYPSVCRMKNSPGPDCCKKKCVNVKSDRFNCGMCGYRCKYTEVCCKGKCVNIYYDKRNCGGCYKKCRKGEYCAYGMCNYA
- the LOC107466478 gene encoding cytochrome b561 and DOMON domain-containing protein At4g12980-like gives rise to the protein MAISTCSLILVGIFVPYLPIYAQVQSQSQRTILSDLDTKINEVEVQMNALHLQRPETAETTYEISHNNGHAPPHHHKRHLQNVYGILVLLGWGILLPIGVVIARYCRTYPLKFNEWYYCHIMCQILGYILGLLGWSFGLWLEKSSKEFVPKTQHTLSIIAFIFINIQMLSICIRPNKEAGYCKCWNICHHVLGYAIIGIVVADIFEGLNNNQSHAEKLKWGYVGVLGVLALIVVPMEIFRCKSMIMHLSLHFTRSKFTNSPEIS